TGATTGATCTTAATGTTCCGATAATAACCTTTATAATTGGAGAAGGCGGTTCAGGAGGAGCCCTTGCTATAGGAGTTGGAGACAGGGTATATGCACTTAAATATTCCATATATTCTGTTATATCACCTGAAGGCTGTGCTGCAATTTTGTTCAGGGATTCCTCAAAAGCAGAAAAGGCAGCTAAGTATTTAAGACTTACCTCGCAGGATTTAAAAGAATTTGGTATTATAGATGATATAGTTGATGAACCTCTTGGTGGAGCTCATAAGGACCCTCAATATGTTTATAGGATTGTAAGAGAAAAAATTTTAAAAGATGTTGAGGAAATGAAAAAAGAAACAATTTTGAAATTGAAAAATAAAAGAAGGGAAAAGTATCTTAAAATAGGAATATACAGAGAGGTTTAAAATGGCACTTGAAGGAACACTTGAAGATTTTGAATTAACAGATATTTTACAGATAATTCAAATGGGAAGGAAGGATGGAACTTTAATTATTGAACATCCTTCCGGTGAAAAGGCGAAAATTTTTATTGAGAATTCCATAGTAGTTCATGCAGAATGTGGAGGTGAAACCGATGAACTTGCCATAGCAAAAATTTTTGAATGGGATAAGGGTAGATTCAGATTTGAAATCGGACAGAAGACTGATAAAAAAACATTAAATATACCAATTCCAACAATGATAATAGAAGCTGCAAGAAAAATTGATGAATGGAACAGGATAAAAAAGGTTATACCTTCTCTTGAAACAGTTTTTGAACTTGAACCTAACCCGAATACAGATATTGAGGTGATTAATTTAAATGCCGATGAATGGAGAGTCCTTTCTCAAATTGATGGAAAAAGAAATATTAAAGAACTCGCAAATATTTTAAGAATGGGAGAAATTGAAACAGCAAAAATTCTTTTCGGTTTAATAGGATTAGGTCTTGTAAGAATAAAAAAGATAGAAGAAAAAAAAGAAAAATTTGAAACAGAGAAAAAAGAAAAAGAAGAAGAGAAAAAGGACAAAGGTATTTTTGGATTTTTCAGAAAAAAATAATTAGGCCGAAAAAATTTTAAAAAAAGGATAGAGAGGAAGAATTGAGGGAAATTATCAAATTTTTTGAAAATAGCCGACAAGACAATGAAA
This portion of the candidate division WOR-3 bacterium genome encodes:
- a CDS encoding DUF4388 domain-containing protein — its product is MALEGTLEDFELTDILQIIQMGRKDGTLIIEHPSGEKAKIFIENSIVVHAECGGETDELAIAKIFEWDKGRFRFEIGQKTDKKTLNIPIPTMIIEAARKIDEWNRIKKVIPSLETVFELEPNPNTDIEVINLNADEWRVLSQIDGKRNIKELANILRMGEIETAKILFGLIGLGLVRIKKIEEKKEKFETEKKEKEEEKKDKGIFGFFRKK